In a single window of the Arachis hypogaea cultivar Tifrunner chromosome 6, arahy.Tifrunner.gnm2.J5K5, whole genome shotgun sequence genome:
- the LOC112697299 gene encoding protein ANTHESIS POMOTING FACTOR 1 — MTAPLTELDDDTVRSMSIAAVFSDFGGKINSLDFHRKDDLLVTASEDDSVRLYDIANAKLLKTTYHKKHGADRICFTHHPNSVICSSKYNLESTGESLRYLSMYDNRCLRYFKGHKQRVVSLCMSPINDSFMSGSLDHSVRIWDLRVNACQGILHLRGRPAVAYDQQGLVFSVAMEGGAIKLFDSRSYDKGPFDTFLVGGDTAEVCDIKFSNDGKSMLLTTTNNNIYVLDAYGGEKRCGFSLEPSPGTTVEATFTPDGKYAVAGSGGGTMHAWNIETRNEVACWSSHIGVPSCLKWAPRRAMFAAASSVLTFWIPNNNGNGSNPRAEYGGTDAEPGPQSQPFVH; from the exons GTGCGCAGCATGTCCATAGCGGCGGTTTTCTCCGACTTC GGTGGGAAAATAAATTCTCTTGATTTCCATCGCAAAGATGATTTACTTGTCACAGCAAGTGAGGATGACTCAGTGCGACTATATGACATTGCCAATGCTAA GTTGTTGAAGACCACTTATCATAAGAAACATGGTGCTGATCGCATTTGTTTTACTCATCATCCAAACTCTGTTATATGTTCTTCTAAATACAATTTGGAGAGTACTGGAG AATCATTGCGGTATTTATCAATGTATGACAACCGATGCTTACGCTACTTCAAAGGGCATAAACAGAG AGTTGTTTCTCTCTGCATGTCTCCAATCAATGATAGCTTCATGTCTGGTTCTCTGGACCACAGTGTTAGAATATGGGATCTCCGTGTAAATGCCTGCCAG GGAATCTTACATCTACGCGGTAGGCCTGCTGTTGCCTATGACCAACAGGGCCTGGTCTTTTCTGTAGCAATGGAAGGGGGAGCTATCAAATTGTTTGATTCACGTTCATATGATAAG GGTCCCTTCGACACCTTTTTGGTTGGCGGTGATACAGCTGAGGTTTGTGATATCAAATTCAGCAATGATGGCAAATCAATGCTTCTGACTACCACTAATAATAATATCTACGTTCTTGATGCATATGGAGGAGAAAAG CGCTGTGGGTTTAGTTTGGAACCATCTCCTGGTACCACAGTAGAGGCTACATTTACCCCAGATGGGAAGTATGCTGTGGCAG GATCCGGAGGTGGAACCATGCATGCTTGGAATATTGAGACCAGAAATGAG GTTGCATGTTGGAGCAGCCACATTGGCGTACCTTCGTGCTTGAAATGGGCCCCTCGCAGGGCTATGTTTGCTGCAGCCTCTTCTGTTCTTACCTTTTGGATACCTAATAATAATGGTAATGGTTCAAATCCGAGAGCTGAGTATGGTGGAACTGACGCTGAACCTGGACCTCAGTCCCAACCATTCGTTCATTGA
- the LOC112697300 gene encoding oleosin Ara h 10.0101, giving the protein MTDRTQPHTVQVHTTAGRFGDTAAGTNRYPDRGPSTSKVIAVITGLPIGGTLLLFAGLALAGTLLGLAVTTPLFILFSPVIVPAIIVVGLSVAGFLTSGACGLTGLSSFSWVMNYIRQTHGSVPEQLEMAKHRMADVAGYVGQKTKDVGQKTKEVGQEIQTKAQDSKRT; this is encoded by the coding sequence ATGACTGACCGTACCCAACCACACACTGTCCAAGTCCACACCACAGCTGGCCGTTTCGGCGACACCGCTGCTGGAACTAACCGCTATCCCGACAGAGGCCCGTCAACATCTAAGGTTATCGCCGTCATCACTGGACTCCCTATCGGCGGCACGTTGCTATTGTTCGCGGGGCTTGCCCTTGCCGGAACCCTGCTTGGGCTGGCGGTGACCACCCCGCTTTTCATCCTCTTCAGCCCTGTCATAGTTCCGGCCATCATTGTCGTTGGGCTCTCGGTGGCGGGGTTCTTGACGTCAGGTGCATGTGGGCTGACGGGGCTGTCTTCGTTCTCGTGGGTCATGAATTACATCCGGCAGACCCACGGATCGGTGCCGGAGCAGCTGGAAATGGCAAAGCACCGCATGGCTGACGTGGCCGGTTACGTTGGACAGAAGACGAAGGATGTAGGACAGAAGACCAAGGAAGTTGGGCAAGAGATACAGACCAAGGCTCAGGATTCAAAGAGAACTTGA